In Deltaproteobacteria bacterium, the genomic stretch GCCGCGGGCGGGCTCGAGACCGACCTCGACCGCATCCACGCGCTCGCGGTCGAGCAGCGCGTCGTCACGCCGTACTCGTCGATGATCGTGCTCGTCGAGCAGCGCCAGCGCGCGGCGCTGGCAAAGGCCTCGGCCGCCGACGACCGCTTCGATCGCGAGTTCGAGGGCGGCGTCGAGTCCACCACCGCCCCCGGCGACGGCTTTGGCGTGTCGGCCACGCCCGAGCCGCACGAGTGGATGCTGCTGCTGCTGTCGGGCCTCGCGCTGGCACTGCGCCCGTGGCAGCGGCGACGCGGGCCATCGATGGCGGTCGGATGACCCACCCGCGCGGAGGCCTCACATGCACACGGCGAGCTGCTCCAGCACACCCTGCCCCGGCATGTCGACCGGCTGCCAGGTCGCCACGATCACCGCGATGCCGACATCGCCGGGCGCGAACACCAGCGGCTCCGCATAGACCTCGGTGTACGCGTCGCCGTCGGCCGAGACCTGGAACGACATCTCGCCGCCGCTGGCGACCACGCGCCACCAGGTCTGCCACTCCTCCCACGGCACCACGAACACGTCCTCGTTGGCTTCGCCGACGTAGTTGCGGACCTTGAGGTTGCCGTCCTCGAGCATCATCAACACGCCGAGCTCGGTCTGCGCCACTCGCAGGTAGATCTGCGTGCCGTTGGTGAACGCCGGCACCTCGAGCCACTGCGCCTCGAAGATGGCCTCGTCGAAGGCCGGCACGTCGCGCGCGAAGCCGGCGGCGTTGGTCACTCCGTCGTGCAGCACGATGACGAGATGGTCGTCGAGGACCGAGAGGTCGGCGCCGCTCGTCCACGTCGACCACGGGTCGAAGCTGTCGTCGGCGAAGTCTTCGATCGCGCACGTCAGCGGCACGCCCGCGTCGGGCGGGAGCTCGGCGGTGGTACCGACACCGGTGTCCGCGCCGCTGCTGCTCGCGCTCGCGGTGCCATCGGTGGTCATGGTGCCGGGACCCTGCGTGGTCGCAACGCCCGTGAGGCTCGCGTCGGTGACGGAACCAGCGCTGCTCGAGCCATCGGAGGTGAGGCCGAGCGAGGTGCTGGTCTCGTCGCCGCTCGGCTCCACGCAGTGATGGGCCAGCGCGGTCGGGGCGTGGGCCCCGAAGCGCTGCCGCGACGGGCACGCGTCGTCGGGGAAGCTGCAGTAGCCGACGGCCTCGCAGGTGCCACCGGGGCACTGCGCCGCGTCCTCGCACGTGAACGCACCGGGACTGCAGCCCGCGAGCGCTACGATCAGCGCGACAGCGCTGCGCGACAGCAAGCCCATCGTCGACCAGGGTAGCAGAACCCCGGGCATGAACGGGCGGCTGGACCGGAGCCGTGGCGGGGTGTGTGCGGCGCTCACCGACGGCGGTCGATCGACGGCTGCCCGTGGTCGGATACCATCGCCCTCGCTTGGCGCTGCACACGGACATCCGCGATCGCTTCCAGCTGGTGCTCGAACGGTTCCTCATGCGCGGACCGCTGTACCGGCTGCTGTTCGTCGTCGGCATCGTGGTGGGGGTCTCGGTGGTGGGCGGCTTGATGGTGCTCGGCACCGGTCAGTTCGACGACCCGCTCGACGCGGTGTGGTGGGCGTTCCTGCGCCTGTCCGATCCCGGCTACCTCGGCGACGACGAAGGCGTGTGGACCCGCGTGGTCTCGACCGGCCTCACCGTCGCGGGCTACGTGCTGTTCCTCGGGGCCATGATCGCGATCATGACGCAGTGGCTGAACGGCGCCCTGCGTCGGCTCGAGATCGGGCTGACGCCGGTGTCGAACCACGACCACTTCGTGATCATGGGTTGGACCACCCGCACCGCGACGCTGGTGCAGGAGCTGCTGATGTCCGACGACCGCGTGCAGCTGTTCCTGCGCCTACGGGGCGCGCGGATGCTGAACGTCGTGGTGATGGCCGAACAGGTCGACGGCGAGGTGCAGCAGGACCTGCGCGAGCGCGTCGGTGCGGCCTATCGCGCGTCGAGCGTCATCCTGCGCTCGGGCTCACCGCTGCGGCTCGAACACCTGCGACGGGTCGCAACGCTCGAGGCCTCGGCGGTCCTGCTGCCGGCGCCGGAGAGCGGCCACGCCGGCGCTGGCCCCGACACGCAGACCATCAAGACCCTGCTGTCGCTCTCGGCCTTCACGCAGGAGCACGACATCACGCGCGCGCCGCTGGTGGTCGCCGAGCTACTCGACGCGCGCAAGATGGTGACCGCACGACGGGCGTATCGCGGTCCGCTCGAGATCATCGCGAGCAACCGCGTGATCTCGAGCCTGATGTGCCAGACCATGCGCCACCCCGGGCTCTCGCACGCGTTCTCCGGGCTGCTGCGCCACGGCGACGGCAGCGAGATCTACGCCCGCGAGTGCCCGCAGTTCGAGGGCATGCGCTTCGGTGACCTCGCCGGTGCGTTCCCGGAGGCGGTGCTGCTCGGCGTCGTTCGACGCGAGCACGACGCCGACCGCTCGCTGCTCAATCCCAGCGACGACCTGGTGGTGCGCGCCGACGATCGCTTCGTCTTGGTCGCCGAGGACTTCGGCGCGACCAGACCTCCGGCGCGCTTCCACCCTGCCAGCTCCGATCGCGGCCAGGGCATCCCTGCCGCACCGGCGCTCAAGGCCCACCGACGCATCCTCGTGCTGGGCTGGAACCACCACGTGCCCGACATCCTCGGCGAGCTCGACAGCTATCAGGTCGAACGATTCGAGCTCGTGATCGCCGCGATGGTGCCGCTCGACGTGCGGCTGCGTCACCTCGAGAACCACGAGGTCGTGTGCCACCGCGTCGCGGTCGAGCACCACGAGATCGACTACACCGTGCCCGGGCAGCTGCGCCGGCTCGACCCTGCGAGCTTCGACAACGTCGTGCTGGTGGCGAACGACTGGGCCGAGACCGAGGAGGCTGACGCCCGCACCATCCTCGGCCACCTGTTGCTGCGCGAGATCATCGAGGACGAGCCGACCCCACCGCACGTGCTGGTCGAGCTCAACGACCCCGGCAACCTGTCGCTGTTCCAGCGCGGCACCTCCGAGGTC encodes the following:
- a CDS encoding ion channel DMI1, producing MALHTDIRDRFQLVLERFLMRGPLYRLLFVVGIVVGVSVVGGLMVLGTGQFDDPLDAVWWAFLRLSDPGYLGDDEGVWTRVVSTGLTVAGYVLFLGAMIAIMTQWLNGALRRLEIGLTPVSNHDHFVIMGWTTRTATLVQELLMSDDRVQLFLRLRGARMLNVVVMAEQVDGEVQQDLRERVGAAYRASSVILRSGSPLRLEHLRRVATLEASAVLLPAPESGHAGAGPDTQTIKTLLSLSAFTQEHDITRAPLVVAELLDARKMVTARRAYRGPLEIIASNRVISSLMCQTMRHPGLSHAFSGLLRHGDGSEIYARECPQFEGMRFGDLAGAFPEAVLLGVVRREHDADRSLLNPSDDLVVRADDRFVLVAEDFGATRPPARFHPASSDRGQGIPAAPALKAHRRILVLGWNHHVPDILGELDSYQVERFELVIAAMVPLDVRLRHLENHEVVCHRVAVEHHEIDYTVPGQLRRLDPASFDNVVLVANDWAETEEADARTILGHLLLREIIEDEPTPPHVLVELNDPGNLSLFQRGTSEVIIPPTILSHIMAQVALRRELRVVFDDLFGPEGSEVFFRPAAEYGLVGREVDFAQIHQAVARRNETALGLRLRGRGDAVDDEVLINPPRDRRWPLREGDDLVVLATYAC